The proteins below are encoded in one region of Paraburkholderia phenazinium:
- a CDS encoding GGDEF domain-containing protein, whose translation MATEASRTRTSTPTREPRLAAPAARKPAFTVRFGWGPAALAGIALLCLLSGLLVLAVQIKAIFSDQLKQEYTGLVLDAIGRAESARDLATARQPLTGDSGDSNAEPRDYRNARIGLAARLASVAAIVNVDPAGAPHIPQRALSPDANFDDTDALLRSQSAYWRTRRDLVSADLHTRISHVARTLMVLSALIFSALVTALGMYAKRTRQLARESHRFEFAALHDPLTGLPNRRHLFDTLARTPPVARSDPLGHTLAVLYIDLDGFKQVNDSRGHRTGDEFLIAVARRFRKSVRPVDVVARIGGDEFAVLVRGFSMDAELGSIAERLIACVVDTGEQMRIGFVSASIGIASFPQPVEDYRHLLAAADETMYQVKRKGKNGYAFAMPVERSEAL comes from the coding sequence ATGGCAACGGAAGCCAGCAGGACCAGGACCTCTACGCCCACTCGTGAGCCGCGCCTTGCAGCGCCTGCCGCACGCAAGCCGGCCTTTACGGTTCGCTTCGGCTGGGGGCCGGCTGCGCTGGCGGGGATTGCCTTGCTGTGCCTGCTGTCCGGGCTCCTCGTGCTTGCGGTGCAGATCAAGGCCATCTTCTCCGATCAGTTGAAGCAGGAATATACAGGGCTGGTTCTTGACGCTATCGGACGCGCCGAAAGCGCGCGCGATCTCGCCACTGCTCGCCAGCCGCTAACCGGAGATAGTGGAGACAGCAACGCGGAGCCGCGGGACTATCGAAATGCGCGTATCGGTCTTGCAGCCCGTCTCGCGTCCGTCGCTGCAATCGTGAACGTGGATCCTGCGGGGGCGCCGCACATCCCTCAGCGGGCACTCTCGCCCGACGCCAACTTCGACGATACGGATGCCTTGTTGCGCTCGCAGTCGGCCTACTGGCGCACGCGGCGCGATCTCGTCAGCGCGGATCTGCACACGCGGATCTCGCACGTCGCGAGAACACTGATGGTGTTGTCGGCGCTGATCTTCAGCGCGCTGGTCACGGCGCTCGGCATGTACGCGAAGCGCACGCGGCAACTGGCACGCGAGTCGCACCGTTTCGAGTTCGCCGCATTGCACGATCCGCTGACCGGGCTGCCAAACCGGCGTCATCTGTTTGACACGCTTGCGCGAACCCCGCCGGTAGCGAGGAGTGATCCACTCGGACATACGCTTGCCGTTCTGTATATCGATCTGGACGGCTTCAAACAGGTCAACGATTCGCGCGGTCACCGCACCGGCGATGAATTCCTGATCGCCGTAGCACGGCGCTTTCGCAAGTCGGTTCGTCCGGTCGATGTGGTGGCGAGAATCGGCGGTGACGAGTTCGCCGTGCTGGTGCGCGGATTTTCCATGGATGCTGAACTCGGCTCGATTGCGGAGCGCCTGATCGCCTGTGTGGTCGATACGGGCGAGCAGATGCGGATCGGCTTTGTCAGCGCCAGCATCGGCATTGCAAGCTTTCCGCAACCTGTCGAAGACTACCGTCATCTGCTCGCCGCTGCGGACGAGACGATGTATCAGGTCAAACGCAAAGGCAAGAACGGCTACGCTTTCGCGATGCCCGTCGAGCGTTCGGAGGCGCTTTGA